One Owenweeksia hongkongensis DSM 17368 genomic region harbors:
- a CDS encoding beta/alpha barrel domain-containing protein — protein sequence MQGIHEFIPTSQKIDYINSILRVGFDTIDFGSFVSPKAIPQLKDTVDVLNGLELDKTTSKLLAIVANQRGAEEAVQFDEITYLGYPFSISEVFQKRNTNKSIAESEALVGELINICAKQNKELVVYISMGFGNPYDEPWNVEIVEKWSRRLAEMGVRILSLSDTIGTSNPESISYLFSNLIPALPEVEFGAHLHTTPESWHEKVKSAYDNGCRRFDGAIKGFGGCPMAADDLVGNMPMEKLLSFAQEKKVAGNVNMLAFESAYNKALQTFPM from the coding sequence ATGCAGGGCATCCACGAGTTTATTCCTACTTCTCAAAAAATTGATTACATCAATTCTATACTTCGTGTAGGGTTTGACACTATAGATTTTGGAAGTTTTGTTTCGCCCAAAGCCATTCCTCAGCTCAAGGATACTGTTGACGTTTTAAACGGCTTGGAGCTGGATAAAACTACTTCTAAGCTTTTAGCTATTGTGGCAAATCAGCGTGGGGCAGAAGAGGCTGTCCAATTTGATGAAATCACTTATTTAGGTTACCCTTTTTCTATTTCAGAAGTTTTCCAAAAGCGTAATACCAATAAGTCGATAGCTGAATCTGAAGCTTTGGTTGGTGAGCTGATTAATATTTGCGCCAAGCAAAATAAAGAGTTGGTGGTTTACATTTCCATGGGATTTGGAAATCCTTACGATGAACCCTGGAATGTAGAAATAGTAGAGAAGTGGAGCCGTAGACTAGCTGAAATGGGCGTTCGCATTTTATCTCTTTCCGATACTATTGGAACATCAAATCCTGAGAGTATTAGCTATCTGTTTTCCAATCTTATTCCAGCATTACCAGAGGTGGAGTTTGGGGCTCATTTGCATACCACACCTGAATCCTGGCATGAAAAGGTAAAATCAGCTTACGATAATGGCTGCCGCAGATTTGATGGCGCTATAAAAGGTTTTGGGGGCTGCCCAATGGCCGCTGACGATTTGGTAGGAAATATGCCGATGGAAAAACTTCTGTCTTTTGCACAAGAGAAGAAAGTAGCCGGAAACGTAAATATGCTAGCTTTTGAAAGTGCTTATAACAAGGCGCTTCAGACATTTCCGATGTAA
- a CDS encoding aminoacyl-histidine dipeptidase, with translation MSTEVRQLEPKSVWNHFEDLNAVPRASKKEERVIAFMEGFARSLDLPFEKDDIGNLVIKKAATAGMENRKPIIMQAHVDMVHQKNADTDFDFDTQGIQSYIDGDWVKAKGTTLGADNGMGVAAIMAVLSSTDIAHPAIEALFTVDEEAGMTGAMHLKHNWLKGEILLNLDTEEDDELSIGCAGGVDSNIDWTYTEEPLTGDYAAYKVSVSGLSGGHSGMDIIKGLGNANKILNRMLLGTHEAFGLRIQSFDGGGLRNAIPREASAIVAVKHEKVESVQHFWDNLIVDLTKEFATTDPKAKIEYASSEVRSGNFMNEADQKKFLYAIQACQDGIRRMSPDVEDLVETSNNLARVLLQDGKMEVKCLTRSDRESAKWDLAFAVAAPFKLIGANVEHSGSYPGWKLDPNARMLGMMKDLYAELFGEQPDVLACHAGLECGLLGQHYPNLEMISFGPTIRGAHSPDERVCISSVQKFWGYLQEALKRIPAKN, from the coding sequence ATGAGTACCGAAGTAAGACAGTTGGAACCAAAGTCTGTTTGGAATCATTTTGAAGATTTGAATGCTGTACCAAGAGCATCTAAAAAAGAGGAGCGTGTAATTGCCTTTATGGAAGGATTTGCCCGCAGCCTTGATTTACCTTTTGAGAAGGATGATATAGGAAACTTGGTAATAAAAAAGGCCGCTACTGCGGGAATGGAAAATCGCAAGCCTATTATAATGCAGGCGCATGTGGACATGGTTCACCAAAAAAATGCGGATACCGATTTTGATTTTGACACGCAGGGAATTCAATCCTACATAGATGGAGACTGGGTAAAAGCAAAGGGCACCACGCTTGGTGCGGATAATGGAATGGGAGTAGCGGCTATCATGGCGGTGCTTTCATCTACAGATATTGCTCACCCAGCTATTGAAGCTCTTTTTACAGTAGATGAGGAAGCTGGAATGACCGGTGCCATGCACTTAAAGCACAACTGGCTGAAAGGAGAAATCCTTTTAAACTTAGATACTGAGGAAGATGATGAGCTCAGCATTGGTTGTGCCGGTGGTGTAGATAGTAACATAGATTGGACTTACACTGAAGAGCCGCTTACTGGAGACTACGCAGCTTATAAGGTAAGTGTGAGTGGATTGAGCGGTGGCCACAGTGGTATGGACATTATCAAAGGATTGGGTAACGCCAATAAGATTTTGAATCGTATGCTTTTAGGAACTCACGAAGCATTTGGTTTACGCATCCAGAGTTTTGATGGCGGTGGTTTGCGCAATGCTATTCCTCGCGAGGCAAGCGCTATAGTTGCTGTAAAGCATGAAAAAGTAGAATCAGTGCAGCACTTTTGGGACAACCTCATTGTTGACCTTACCAAGGAATTTGCCACCACCGATCCTAAAGCGAAGATTGAATACGCTTCTTCTGAAGTCCGCTCCGGAAACTTTATGAACGAGGCTGACCAGAAGAAATTTTTATACGCTATACAGGCTTGCCAGGATGGAATAAGACGCATGAGCCCTGATGTGGAAGACTTAGTGGAGACATCAAATAACCTAGCTCGCGTGTTGTTACAAGATGGTAAAATGGAAGTGAAATGTCTTACTCGCAGCGACCGTGAGTCTGCCAAGTGGGATTTAGCTTTTGCTGTAGCTGCACCATTTAAGTTGATTGGAGCAAATGTGGAACACAGCGGTTCTTACCCAGGTTGGAAACTTGACCCAAACGCAAGGATGCTTGGTATGATGAAGGATTTGTACGCTGAGCTTTTTGGCGAACAACCGGACGTTTTGGCTTGTCATGCAGGTTTGGAGTGTGGACTTTTAGGTCAGCATTATCCTAATTTAGAGATGATTTCCTTTGGGCCAACCATTAGAGGTGCACATTCACCTGATGAGAGAGTTTGTATTTCTTCAGTTCAAAAGTTCTGGGGATATTTACAAGAAGCTTTGAAACGTATTCCAGCTAAAAACTAG
- a CDS encoding prohibitin family protein yields the protein MNQKKTALIVAGFIAFVVVVLAWNSFTYTVNTGEKGIMFRKFQGGLDKENIYGQGFHVKWPWDKVFIYDVRIKESVSKMQVLSKNGLTIIAELSYRYKPLESKVGYLHNEIGPDYHEQIIVPEIRSATREVIGKYLPEELYSSKRESIQDEIFQRTEVGMKEKNLLLDAVLIREVELPQNLKAAIERKLEQEQASLEYEFKLQQAKKEAQRQEIEAEGKATANRIINSSLSENILKEKGIEATLKLAESPNSKTVIIGSGKDGMPIILGNK from the coding sequence ATGAATCAAAAGAAGACAGCATTAATTGTAGCCGGATTTATCGCCTTTGTGGTGGTGGTCTTGGCTTGGAATTCCTTTACCTATACGGTAAACACAGGGGAGAAAGGAATCATGTTCCGTAAGTTTCAGGGAGGTTTGGATAAAGAAAATATTTATGGTCAGGGATTTCACGTAAAGTGGCCTTGGGATAAGGTTTTCATTTATGATGTGAGAATCAAGGAATCGGTAAGCAAGATGCAGGTTTTGAGTAAAAATGGATTGACCATTATTGCTGAACTTTCCTATCGCTATAAGCCATTAGAAAGTAAGGTAGGATATCTTCACAATGAGATTGGCCCGGATTATCATGAGCAAATTATTGTTCCCGAAATACGCTCGGCCACACGTGAGGTTATTGGTAAATATTTGCCGGAAGAGCTGTATTCATCAAAAAGAGAATCTATTCAAGATGAGATTTTTCAGCGTACAGAGGTTGGGATGAAAGAAAAAAACCTTCTGCTTGACGCAGTTTTGATTAGAGAAGTGGAGCTTCCGCAAAATCTTAAAGCAGCCATTGAGCGTAAGCTTGAGCAAGAGCAGGCTTCATTGGAGTATGAGTTTAAGCTGCAACAAGCGAAAAAAGAAGCACAGCGTCAAGAGATTGAAGCTGAAGGTAAGGCTACGGCAAACCGTATTATTAACTCCTCACTTTCAGAAAATATTTTGAAAGAAAAAGGAATTGAAGCCACATTGAAATTGGCCGAATCACCAAATAGTAAAACGGTGATTATTGGAAGTGGTAAAGATGGAATGCCAATCATTTTAGGAAATAAGTAA
- a CDS encoding vWA domain-containing protein — MTEIILENSLLWLIPIAGVAALATWLLYFRGKMFTPNQRKILSVFRFLTLFFLGFLLLSPLLKSTKTREEKPILVWLEDHSSSMLSANDSAAVIENLNNFKIPSSLSSKYDIQYFDFSDKLTEPSDSFNGLSTDLYEALQEASEKYYNQNVGAVVLHSDGIGNRGGNPSYVASGLAYPIYTVGYGDTTLQKDLFIERVISNKVSYLNNKMPVELYLRARQLEGLPYELTVKSANGSTVFSKKLSIGSQDYFERVNFFIKAEKAGVQRYTVSVGPVSGEVNITNNTAVFSVEVLDNKKKISIIGYGPHPDIGALNQSLKTLERYEVKTMIQKDWDGNIGDADLYILHDPSSVILDKFSESKKPVWIIYGSNTSADAFAKLTGLRTESGSFEEVYPVAGSGFNLFNTDDQYQLQLDEMPPLNSPFGEIFSKKPIYSLFTKKIGRVATNSPLWFFTQEENQRQAVILGTGIWRWRIYDFKETENHEAFDRLISKTVQYLTTDARRQRFVVDMPDRVEQGEQLRAEARLYNRSLELTNEPDLKITFTAENASEYEFSFAKDQNTYSLNAGRLPEGLYNYKSTVTLGDETFSRQGSVLVEKSYLEQADGVARHHVLRKISTESGGKFYNASQMEALTENLIANTKATTYTYEETSTDSLINEKWLFALFVLFLTIEWALRKYFGNY, encoded by the coding sequence ATGACAGAAATAATCCTTGAAAATTCTCTTTTGTGGCTTATCCCTATTGCCGGGGTGGCAGCATTGGCAACTTGGTTGCTCTATTTTCGAGGTAAGATGTTTACACCCAATCAGCGTAAAATCCTTTCTGTGTTTAGGTTTCTTACGCTTTTCTTTTTGGGCTTTCTCCTTCTTTCTCCTCTTTTAAAGTCTACCAAAACAAGAGAGGAAAAGCCAATTTTAGTTTGGCTCGAAGACCACTCTTCATCTATGCTTAGCGCAAATGATAGCGCAGCGGTGATTGAAAATCTCAACAACTTTAAGATTCCTTCTTCGCTTAGCAGCAAATACGACATTCAGTATTTCGACTTTAGCGATAAGCTCACCGAGCCCAGCGATTCATTTAATGGGCTGAGCACAGATTTATACGAAGCGCTTCAGGAGGCTTCTGAAAAATATTATAACCAGAATGTAGGTGCGGTGGTGCTTCATTCGGATGGGATAGGAAACCGTGGTGGAAATCCATCGTATGTAGCCAGCGGATTGGCTTACCCAATTTACACGGTTGGTTATGGTGACACCACTCTGCAAAAGGATCTTTTTATAGAAAGGGTGATCAGCAATAAGGTGAGTTACCTAAATAATAAAATGCCGGTAGAGCTTTATTTGCGAGCTCGCCAATTGGAAGGCTTACCTTATGAACTTACCGTAAAGTCCGCCAATGGAAGTACAGTTTTTTCCAAGAAACTAAGTATTGGTTCACAGGATTATTTTGAGCGGGTAAACTTTTTCATAAAAGCTGAAAAGGCTGGTGTGCAGCGCTACACGGTAAGTGTTGGTCCCGTTTCCGGGGAAGTGAATATTACCAATAACACCGCTGTATTTTCAGTAGAAGTGCTGGACAATAAAAAGAAAATCAGCATCATTGGCTACGGCCCTCATCCTGACATTGGGGCGCTCAACCAATCACTTAAAACTTTGGAGCGTTATGAGGTGAAAACGATGATTCAGAAAGATTGGGATGGCAATATAGGTGATGCCGATTTGTACATTTTGCACGATCCTTCTTCTGTGATTTTGGACAAATTCAGTGAAAGTAAAAAGCCAGTTTGGATAATTTATGGTTCCAATACTTCTGCTGATGCATTTGCAAAGCTTACCGGTTTACGTACCGAGAGTGGCTCTTTTGAAGAAGTTTATCCTGTGGCGGGTTCTGGTTTCAATCTTTTTAATACTGACGACCAATATCAGCTGCAGCTGGATGAAATGCCGCCTTTAAATTCTCCTTTTGGTGAAATTTTTTCCAAAAAGCCTATTTATAGTTTGTTTACCAAAAAGATAGGTAGAGTGGCCACAAACTCACCGCTATGGTTTTTTACTCAGGAAGAAAATCAGCGACAAGCAGTTATTCTGGGAACAGGAATCTGGCGCTGGCGTATTTATGATTTTAAGGAAACTGAAAACCACGAGGCTTTTGACCGACTGATTTCTAAAACGGTACAATACCTAACAACCGATGCCCGCAGGCAAAGGTTTGTAGTGGACATGCCGGATAGAGTGGAGCAGGGGGAGCAACTTAGAGCAGAAGCGCGTCTTTACAATCGCTCGCTGGAGCTTACCAATGAGCCGGATTTAAAAATAACTTTTACCGCTGAGAATGCCTCGGAGTACGAGTTTAGCTTTGCCAAAGACCAAAATACCTACAGCCTAAATGCTGGCCGTTTGCCGGAAGGCTTGTATAACTATAAAAGCACGGTAACTTTGGGCGATGAAACATTTAGCCGCCAAGGCAGTGTACTGGTTGAAAAAAGCTATTTGGAACAAGCGGATGGTGTAGCGCGTCATCACGTTTTACGCAAGATTTCCACCGAAAGTGGAGGGAAGTTTTACAATGCTTCACAAATGGAAGCTTTAACAGAAAACTTGATTGCCAATACCAAGGCTACCACGTACACTTATGAAGAAACCTCTACCGACAGCTTGATAAACGAAAAATGGCTATTTGCATTATTTGTCCTATTTCTGACTATCGAATGGGCTTTGAGAAAATATTTTGGCAATTATTAA
- the fabG gene encoding 3-oxoacyl-[acyl-carrier-protein] reductase: protein MKLLQGKTAIITGASKGIGKGIAEVFADNGANVAFTYLSSVEAAEAFEKELSSKGVKVKGYRSDASVYASAEELVNSVLEDFGSIDIVINNAGVTRDNLLMRMTEEDFDKVVQINLKSVFNLTKTVQRTMLKQRSGSIINISSVVGVKGNAGQSNYAASKAGIIGFTKSIALELGSRNIRCNAIAPGFIETEMTGKLDEKTVQGWRDAIPLKRGGTPEDVANACLFLASDLSAYVTGQVMNVDGGMLT, encoded by the coding sequence ATGAAATTACTGCAAGGAAAAACAGCAATTATTACTGGCGCCTCCAAAGGAATTGGGAAAGGTATAGCCGAAGTTTTTGCCGATAATGGCGCCAATGTAGCTTTTACCTACCTCTCAAGTGTAGAAGCAGCCGAGGCTTTTGAAAAAGAATTGAGCTCTAAAGGAGTAAAAGTAAAGGGCTACCGCAGCGATGCTTCAGTGTATGCATCAGCCGAAGAGCTTGTAAATAGTGTACTTGAAGATTTTGGTAGTATTGATATTGTAATCAACAATGCTGGTGTTACTCGCGACAATCTTTTGATGCGTATGACGGAAGAGGATTTTGACAAAGTGGTTCAAATCAACTTGAAGTCTGTATTCAACCTTACCAAAACCGTACAGCGTACCATGCTTAAGCAGCGCAGCGGTTCTATTATCAACATTAGCTCTGTAGTAGGAGTAAAGGGTAATGCCGGACAATCAAATTATGCAGCTTCAAAAGCCGGAATTATTGGCTTTACTAAGTCTATCGCTTTGGAGCTAGGTTCAAGAAACATCCGTTGCAATGCTATTGCTCCAGGTTTTATCGAAACTGAAATGACCGGAAAACTTGACGAGAAAACTGTTCAAGGTTGGAGAGATGCTATTCCTTTGAAAAGAGGTGGTACACCTGAGGATGTAGCAAATGCTTGTCTTTTCTTAGCTTCTGACTTATCAGCTTACGTTACCGGACAGGTAATGAACGTTGATGGCGGAATGTTGACCTAA
- a CDS encoding T9SS type A sorting domain-containing protein has product MKKALFLFITAISLSSSAQVVDPLSQFFNNSFFPNIVVHDSITVSADSGSQFSAIATGYQHYFVNGKIDTLTITQSNMVAAQYKGVTTHDFNKTTIAGYNNIQQDSIDKIVFILDKQYRDSAVSYYAYQNGQFEQLFEARINYAPSGEASVIDIYANLGTGSIKIGDYKYFYKQGLLDSLFYTVSLGGQDDGYFKYNYDPANSGRLLTMDGFQDVDNDGELDLVQRFICTSNQLNQIIEITELSADNNLNLILAGEFRFDKQTNSTISLKELTATKVSLYPNPTSDYLLVDYNPKELKEYQIFDINGKPVQQGTLSEKLDVRLLPKGAFQILLDGKSKSSATFIKE; this is encoded by the coding sequence ATGAAAAAAGCCTTATTCCTTTTTATTACCGCTATTAGCTTATCGAGCTCCGCGCAGGTTGTGGATCCACTGAGTCAGTTTTTCAACAACTCCTTTTTTCCAAACATTGTGGTCCATGATTCTATTACGGTTTCAGCAGATTCTGGAAGTCAATTTAGTGCTATAGCTACAGGCTACCAGCATTATTTTGTAAATGGTAAAATAGATACCTTAACCATAACCCAGAGTAACATGGTAGCGGCTCAATACAAAGGTGTTACCACCCACGATTTTAATAAGACCACCATTGCCGGCTATAACAACATCCAACAAGACAGCATTGACAAGATTGTTTTCATCTTAGATAAGCAGTACCGTGACAGCGCTGTTTCTTATTATGCTTATCAAAATGGCCAATTTGAACAACTCTTTGAAGCTCGTATAAACTACGCTCCCAGCGGAGAAGCTAGTGTGATTGATATTTATGCAAACCTGGGTACAGGATCTATTAAAATTGGTGACTATAAATACTTCTATAAACAAGGACTTTTAGATAGTCTCTTTTACACAGTAAGCCTGGGTGGTCAAGATGATGGATACTTTAAATACAACTATGACCCTGCTAATAGTGGCCGATTGCTTACCATGGACGGATTTCAGGATGTGGATAATGACGGTGAACTGGATTTAGTTCAGCGTTTTATTTGCACAAGCAATCAACTAAATCAAATTATAGAAATCACAGAGTTGAGTGCCGACAATAATCTCAACCTTATTTTGGCTGGTGAATTTCGTTTTGACAAGCAAACAAACAGCACTATATCTCTAAAAGAACTTACCGCCACCAAAGTAAGTTTGTACCCCAACCCTACTTCAGATTACCTCTTGGTAGATTATAACCCCAAAGAACTAAAGGAGTACCAGATTTTTGATATTAACGGAAAACCTGTACAGCAAGGAACCCTGAGCGAAAAGCTTGATGTAAGGCTTTTGCCTAAAGGTGCTTTTCAAATTTTGCTTGATGGCAAATCAAAATCCTCAGCTACTTTTATAAAAGAGTAA
- a CDS encoding nuclear transport factor 2 family protein — MNLEQNKKNAIAFYKTAYLGKPKEAIEKYVGKEYIQHNPDVANGTQGFIDYFERMQKEYPDKSIEFVRCIAEGDLVALHTHQTWPGNDQYVTMDFFRFDDNGKICEHWDSIQQVPKNSANGNSMY; from the coding sequence ATGAACTTAGAACAAAACAAGAAAAACGCCATAGCCTTTTATAAAACTGCTTATTTGGGCAAACCAAAAGAAGCGATTGAGAAATATGTGGGCAAGGAGTACATTCAGCACAACCCGGATGTAGCCAATGGCACGCAGGGTTTTATAGACTATTTTGAAAGGATGCAAAAAGAATATCCGGACAAGTCAATTGAGTTTGTACGCTGTATTGCTGAGGGCGATTTAGTGGCTTTGCACACCCACCAAACCTGGCCGGGTAATGACCAATATGTAACTATGGACTTTTTTAGGTTTGATGATAATGGAAAGATTTGCGAACATTGGGACAGCATTCAGCAAGTACCCAAAAACTCAGCTAATGGGAATAGTATGTATTAA
- a CDS encoding nuclear transport factor 2 family protein has protein sequence MSRKEITKHFLTLCAKGDSREAFKLYASENLKHHNAYFKGDAETLMLAMEESHKQTPNKVFEIQRALEDGDTVAVHSRIVQGDQELAVMHIAKFEENKIVELWDFGQAVPKDIINENGMF, from the coding sequence ATGTCCAGAAAAGAAATAACCAAACATTTCCTTACCCTATGCGCTAAGGGAGATTCGCGAGAAGCATTTAAACTATATGCCAGCGAAAACCTAAAACACCACAATGCCTACTTTAAAGGTGATGCTGAAACCCTGATGCTGGCCATGGAAGAATCGCACAAGCAAACACCCAACAAAGTTTTTGAAATACAGCGAGCGCTGGAAGATGGTGACACGGTGGCCGTACATTCGCGAATTGTGCAGGGAGATCAAGAACTGGCAGTAATGCATATCGCCAAATTTGAAGAAAACAAAATTGTAGAACTTTGGGATTTTGGTCAGGCAGTACCTAAAGACATCATAAATGAAAATGGAATGTTTTGA
- a CDS encoding VOC family protein, with protein sequence MKNFLPLLFPMSLLMACSSPTIEENSKTETQNNTTESTKIMRDNTPKVTGIGGVFFRTKNPKETREWYGKHLGLAINEYGSSFETRNANNPDEINYTQWSPFAEDTEYFEPSEKEFMINYRVQNIEALVEKLRDSGVTIVDSIEEYEYGKFVHIMDNDGNKLELWEPVDKVFTEMGGETTK encoded by the coding sequence ATGAAAAACTTCCTACCTCTTCTGTTTCCTATGAGCTTGCTAATGGCTTGCTCCTCTCCCACTATTGAGGAAAACTCAAAAACTGAAACTCAGAATAATACCACTGAAAGCACAAAGATTATGAGAGACAATACGCCTAAAGTTACCGGTATAGGTGGAGTATTCTTCCGCACCAAAAACCCAAAAGAAACCCGCGAGTGGTATGGCAAACATTTGGGTTTGGCTATTAATGAATATGGCTCGTCATTTGAAACTCGAAATGCCAATAACCCTGACGAAATCAACTATACACAGTGGAGCCCCTTTGCTGAGGATACGGAGTATTTTGAGCCGTCAGAAAAAGAATTTATGATAAACTACCGTGTGCAAAATATTGAGGCATTAGTGGAAAAACTTCGCGATAGTGGAGTAACCATAGTGGATAGTATTGAAGAGTACGAGTATGGTAAGTTTGTCCATATTATGGATAATGATGGTAACAAGCTGGAGCTTTGGGAACCTGTAGATAAGGTGTTTACCGAAATGGGCGGAGAGACTACCAAGTAA
- a CDS encoding DUF7218 family protein: MAKNHGPSIKNDEQYEALRDEGYSKQKAARIANDPNSGKKGGKAENYEDRTKEELYDKAKEVGIGGRSKMTKAELIKALRNN; this comes from the coding sequence ATGGCTAAGAATCACGGACCATCTATAAAAAATGACGAGCAATATGAAGCCTTACGAGATGAAGGCTATAGTAAGCAAAAGGCAGCTCGAATAGCAAATGACCCAAACTCTGGCAAAAAGGGAGGAAAGGCGGAAAATTATGAGGATAGAACCAAAGAAGAACTTTATGATAAAGCTAAAGAAGTAGGCATAGGGGGGCGTTCTAAAATGACCAAAGCTGAACTAATAAAAGCTTTAAGGAATAATTAG
- a CDS encoding DUF1801 domain-containing protein translates to MKIDPEILEYNRAQPGEYQQVCDILFREISANLPEAENKIWHAHPVWFLDKNPIVGYSKQKKGIRLMFWSGADFDEDDLSERGKKFKDASIFFTSVKQINVDDLIRWIQKSRDIQWDYKNLVKRKGVLERLK, encoded by the coding sequence ATGAAAATCGACCCAGAAATACTGGAGTACAACAGAGCACAACCTGGGGAATATCAACAGGTTTGTGATATTCTATTTCGAGAAATAAGTGCAAACTTACCTGAAGCTGAAAACAAAATATGGCACGCCCATCCTGTTTGGTTTCTGGATAAAAACCCTATTGTGGGCTACAGTAAGCAAAAGAAAGGCATCCGGTTAATGTTTTGGAGTGGAGCCGACTTTGATGAAGATGACCTTTCCGAGAGAGGCAAGAAATTTAAAGATGCTTCCATTTTTTTCACTTCAGTAAAACAAATCAATGTGGATGATTTAATCCGGTGGATTCAAAAGTCTAGGGACATTCAATGGGATTATAAGAATCTTGTAAAAAGGAAAGGTGTTTTGGAGCGTTTGAAATAA